A region of Natribaculum luteum DNA encodes the following proteins:
- a CDS encoding preprotein translocase subunit Sec61beta yields MDKGQNTGGLMSSAGLVRYFDSEDSNAIRIDPKTVIAFGVLLGVLVQLLTLAVS; encoded by the coding sequence ATGGACAAAGGACAGAACACTGGCGGGCTGATGTCCAGTGCCGGACTCGTCCGCTACTTCGACTCCGAGGACTCGAACGCGATCCGCATCGATCCGAAGACGGTCATCGCGTTCGGCGTCCTGCTGGGCGTGCTCGTCCAGTTGCTGACGTTAGCAGTTTCATAG
- the pdxT gene encoding pyridoxal 5'-phosphate synthase glutaminase subunit PdxT, whose translation MSLVAGVVAVQGDVSEHADAIRRAGEAHGEDVTVREVREGGIVPDCDLLAFPGGESTTISRLIHDEGIADEIVAHVDAGKPLLATCAGLIVASSDPRDERVDELGVIDVTVERNAFGRQRDSFEAPLSVDGLEEPFPAVFIRAPAIDEVREAEVLAEFDGRPVAVRDGPVVATAFHPELLPDDRIHRLAFFAESAGVDASVR comes from the coding sequence ATGTCACTGGTTGCCGGCGTCGTCGCCGTGCAGGGCGACGTCTCCGAACACGCAGACGCGATCAGACGAGCCGGCGAGGCACACGGCGAGGACGTCACCGTCCGGGAGGTCCGCGAGGGTGGGATCGTCCCCGACTGCGACCTCCTCGCGTTTCCCGGCGGCGAATCGACGACCATCTCCCGTCTGATTCACGACGAGGGGATCGCCGACGAGATCGTAGCGCACGTCGACGCGGGGAAACCGCTTCTCGCGACCTGTGCCGGGTTGATCGTCGCCTCGAGCGATCCGCGAGACGAGCGGGTCGACGAACTCGGCGTGATCGACGTCACCGTCGAGCGCAACGCGTTCGGCCGGCAGCGAGACAGTTTCGAAGCGCCACTGTCGGTCGACGGCCTCGAGGAGCCGTTCCCCGCCGTCTTCATCCGCGCCCCCGCCATCGACGAAGTCCGTGAGGCGGAGGTGTTAGCGGAGTTCGACGGCCGTCCGGTCGCGGTGCGCGACGGGCCGGTCGTCGCCACCGCGTTTCACCCGGAACTGCTTCCAGACGATCGGATCCACCGGCTCGCGTTCTTCGCCGAGTCGGCGGGAGTCGACGCGAGCGTCCGTTGA
- a CDS encoding bifunctional nuclease family protein, which translates to MKASIDAVRVAGTPQGPVPVLVLGVEGEDDVVPIFIGFEEATSIARGLEAEDIGRPLTHDLLLDVMEELGGRIDRVVVSSIEERDDGQGGTYIADLHVETPRNSVVIDARPSDSLALAARTNAPIEVTESVFENGRDDREKFAELEDIREVAGDL; encoded by the coding sequence ATGAAGGCATCTATCGACGCGGTCCGAGTCGCGGGGACGCCGCAGGGTCCGGTTCCCGTTCTCGTCCTGGGAGTCGAGGGCGAAGACGACGTCGTACCCATCTTCATCGGGTTCGAGGAGGCGACCAGCATCGCCCGCGGCCTCGAAGCCGAGGACATCGGCCGTCCGCTGACGCACGACCTCCTGCTCGACGTGATGGAGGAACTCGGCGGACGCATCGACCGCGTCGTCGTCAGTTCGATCGAGGAGCGAGACGACGGGCAGGGCGGCACCTACATCGCCGACCTCCACGTGGAGACGCCCCGCAATTCGGTCGTGATCGACGCCCGCCCGAGCGACTCGCTCGCGCTCGCCGCCAGGACGAACGCCCCGATCGAGGTCACCGAATCGGTCTTCGAGAACGGTCGTGACGACAGGGAGAAGTTCGCCGAACTCGAAGACATCCGCGAGGTAGCTGGTGATCTATAG
- the hisE gene encoding phosphoribosyl-ATP diphosphatase, which produces MDETLEELFAVIEDRKETLPEGSYTASLFTHEKGENAVLEKLGEESTELVLAAKDDDRDELAHEAADIVYHLLVLLSMKEMDLADLQAELETRR; this is translated from the coding sequence ATGGACGAGACACTCGAGGAGTTGTTTGCAGTGATCGAAGACCGAAAGGAGACGCTACCCGAGGGCTCGTACACCGCTTCGCTGTTTACCCACGAGAAAGGCGAAAACGCGGTACTCGAGAAACTCGGCGAGGAGTCGACCGAACTCGTGCTGGCGGCGAAAGACGACGACCGCGACGAACTGGCCCACGAGGCCGCCGACATCGTCTACCACCTGCTCGTCTTGCTCTCGATGAAAGAGATGGATCTCGCGGATCTGCAGGCGGAACTCGAGACACGGCGCTGA
- a CDS encoding cation:proton antiporter yields MVESVGIDLLNLLGVLTLAWIFGTIAERVGYPALMGELLAGIVFGPALLGLLHPTEELEILAELGVFLLMIYVGMEVDIHDLFELGPQSLMIAFGGFVLPFALGYGVGVYVGTSVEQALFIGIAMAATSLATKSRILVDLDVLDTRIAGVLLGGALLSDVGVMVVFAGINGFIRTGEVTAIRLALLIGQALLFFVVVLVVGDRFLPYVWLQLQRWMERHQFVDKTSTFTVALVVALLFAFFAAAVGLHMIIGGFMAGLFLRQAQLDPEIYEHMYSVVYDLAMGFFAPIFFVTVAFDLTLGVFTTAPGLLAIILAIAFVGKIAGSWLFSLPTKLSSKEGLVIGFGMNGRGTVEIVIVSAGLSAGVIGQELFSLLVFTAIFTTALVPITVKWGIDWLERTDDLVFTDDEEGDLEGA; encoded by the coding sequence ATGGTCGAATCAGTTGGGATCGACCTGCTGAACTTGCTCGGCGTGCTCACGCTCGCCTGGATATTCGGGACGATCGCCGAACGAGTGGGGTATCCGGCGTTGATGGGCGAGCTACTGGCCGGTATCGTGTTCGGTCCCGCACTTCTCGGGCTCTTACATCCGACCGAGGAGCTCGAAATCTTAGCCGAGCTGGGCGTGTTCCTGTTGATGATCTACGTGGGGATGGAAGTCGACATCCACGACCTCTTCGAACTCGGTCCGCAGTCGCTGATGATCGCGTTCGGCGGATTCGTCCTCCCGTTCGCCCTGGGATACGGCGTTGGCGTCTACGTCGGCACGTCGGTCGAGCAGGCGCTGTTCATCGGAATCGCGATGGCTGCGACGTCGCTGGCGACGAAGTCGCGGATTCTGGTCGATCTCGACGTCCTCGACACGCGCATCGCGGGCGTCCTGCTCGGCGGCGCGCTCCTGTCCGACGTCGGCGTGATGGTCGTCTTCGCCGGTATCAACGGCTTCATCCGAACCGGCGAGGTGACGGCCATCAGGCTCGCACTGCTCATCGGCCAGGCACTGTTGTTTTTCGTCGTCGTGCTCGTCGTCGGCGACCGATTCCTGCCGTACGTCTGGCTACAACTCCAGCGGTGGATGGAGCGCCACCAGTTCGTCGACAAGACCTCGACGTTCACCGTCGCGCTCGTCGTCGCCTTGCTGTTCGCGTTCTTCGCCGCCGCCGTCGGACTCCACATGATCATCGGCGGGTTTATGGCCGGGCTGTTCCTCCGACAGGCCCAGCTCGATCCCGAGATCTACGAGCATATGTACTCCGTCGTCTACGACCTCGCGATGGGCTTTTTCGCTCCGATCTTCTTCGTGACCGTCGCGTTCGACCTCACACTCGGCGTCTTCACCACCGCTCCGGGCTTGCTCGCGATCATCCTCGCGATCGCGTTCGTCGGAAAGATCGCCGGCAGCTGGCTGTTTTCTCTCCCGACGAAACTCTCTTCGAAGGAAGGACTCGTTATCGGCTTCGGCATGAACGGCCGCGGCACCGTCGAGATCGTCATCGTCTCCGCGGGCCTCTCGGCCGGCGTCATCGGTCAGGAACTGTTCTCCCTTCTCGTGTTCACGGCCATCTTCACGACCGCGCTCGTGCCCATAACGGTCAAATGGGGGATCGACTGGCTCGAGCGCACCGACGACCTCGTCTTCACGGACGACGAGGAGGGCGATCTCGAGGGTGCGTAA
- a CDS encoding molybdopterin-dependent oxidoreductase, with protein sequence MRGRRLSRLLARVQPPPRVVDWSLLVLVSLEVASGLLSFTVGRPDGRYVFWFHRIVGLTFVVLLGFKLYRVRHRVLERERWRPTTALSVLTAVAALGAIGTGIAWVVGVVGPGTRIGYWTLLSVHVGFGLALLALVLAHLSTRARQPRRVDFAERRVAIKIGGLFVAGAVAVRLQEAVNAVLETGGADRRFTGSRPAGEGDGNGSFPVTSWVADDPEPIDRESWSLSVCGLVDRPLELAELEADADRRALLDCTSGWYTVQEWRGARVGDLLSRANAADEATHVRFVSVTGYRWSLPIDEARDALIATHVGGDRLSHGHGGPARLVAPGRRGFQWVKWLERIEVRDRGDPAQWLVTLISGLD encoded by the coding sequence ATGCGTGGTCGACGGCTCTCTCGGCTGCTCGCCCGTGTCCAGCCGCCGCCGCGAGTCGTCGACTGGTCGCTTCTCGTCCTCGTCTCCCTCGAGGTCGCGAGCGGCCTCCTCTCGTTTACCGTCGGCCGTCCCGACGGCCGGTACGTCTTCTGGTTCCACCGGATCGTCGGCCTCACGTTCGTCGTCCTGCTCGGATTCAAACTGTACCGGGTTCGCCACCGCGTCCTCGAGCGCGAGCGGTGGCGACCGACGACGGCGCTGTCGGTGCTCACGGCGGTCGCCGCACTCGGCGCGATCGGAACGGGAATCGCCTGGGTCGTCGGCGTGGTCGGGCCGGGGACGCGAATCGGCTACTGGACGCTGCTGAGCGTCCACGTCGGCTTCGGTCTCGCGCTTCTCGCGCTCGTTCTCGCGCACCTCTCGACCCGCGCGCGCCAGCCCCGTCGGGTCGACTTCGCGGAACGCCGGGTGGCGATCAAGATCGGGGGGCTGTTCGTCGCCGGCGCGGTCGCCGTCCGCCTGCAAGAAGCGGTCAACGCCGTCCTCGAGACTGGCGGTGCCGACAGGCGGTTCACCGGCTCCCGTCCCGCCGGCGAGGGCGACGGAAACGGGAGTTTTCCGGTCACGTCGTGGGTCGCCGACGACCCCGAGCCGATCGACCGCGAGTCGTGGTCGCTCTCGGTGTGTGGCCTCGTCGACCGACCCCTGGAACTCGCGGAACTCGAGGCCGACGCCGACCGGCGCGCACTGCTCGACTGCACGAGCGGCTGGTACACGGTCCAGGAGTGGCGTGGCGCTCGCGTCGGCGACCTTCTATCGCGGGCGAACGCAGCCGACGAGGCGACCCACGTCCGGTTCGTCTCGGTGACCGGCTACCGGTGGAGCCTCCCGATCGACGAGGCACGAGACGCGTTGATCGCGACCCACGTCGGCGGCGACCGATTGAGTCACGGCCACGGCGGGCCGGCCCGGCTCGTCGCTCCCGGCCGTCGCGGCTTCCAGTGGGTGAAGTGGCTCGAGCGGATCGAGGTGCGCGACCGGGGCGATCCGGCCCAGTGGCTCGTGACGCTGATCAGCGGCCTCGACTGA
- a CDS encoding DUF5518 domain-containing protein: MTNWRAVFIGFVIATIIGIFGIAFPGLGQLTAGLVGGFAAGYLARGGLASGFWHGLLAGALGGIIGGLILGVAVGIAGLAIGPVGGAISGVVGAGIATVAAVVALIMALESAIAGAVGGAVHD, encoded by the coding sequence ATGACGAACTGGCGAGCCGTCTTCATCGGGTTCGTGATCGCGACGATCATCGGCATCTTCGGCATCGCGTTCCCGGGACTCGGGCAGTTGACTGCCGGCCTCGTCGGCGGCTTCGCCGCCGGCTACCTCGCGCGTGGCGGCCTCGCGAGTGGCTTCTGGCACGGGCTGCTCGCCGGGGCACTCGGGGGCATCATCGGGGGTCTCATCCTCGGCGTCGCCGTCGGTATCGCCGGGCTCGCGATCGGCCCCGTCGGCGGTGCGATCTCCGGCGTGGTCGGTGCCGGCATCGCTACCGTCGCCGCCGTCGTCGCGCTGATCATGGCACTCGAGAGTGCGATCGCCGGCGCAGTCGGCGGCGCGGTCCACGACTGA
- a CDS encoding NOG1 family protein, producing MIFEDLPTTPTSEELIDKAFSRAARAGRAQRGLEAQQSMLQTAANIISDNLENVVTAWPDFEYDVDPFYYELADAIVDVDALRQSLSEVMWASRKAREIHEEYQSKLRKTDVDTARKHRKQAFARLADIVEQIDDHLLYINEARNDLRDLPDIDPDEPTIVVAGYPNVGKSSFVNDVTRARGETASYPFTTKGVGVGHFERDHLRYQIVDTPGLLDRPPAERNEIESQAVSAVEHLADCVLVLLDPSGECGYPLESQLELRDAIEVQFEDVPVITVANKADRSRDVEAAYYMSVETGENVDEVLEAAVEAIDYEPELPFEG from the coding sequence ATGATTTTCGAAGACCTTCCGACGACGCCCACGTCGGAAGAGCTGATCGACAAGGCGTTCTCCCGGGCGGCGCGGGCCGGCAGGGCCCAGCGAGGACTCGAGGCCCAGCAGTCGATGCTCCAGACGGCGGCGAACATCATTTCGGACAACCTGGAGAACGTGGTGACCGCGTGGCCGGACTTCGAGTACGACGTCGATCCGTTCTACTACGAACTCGCGGACGCGATCGTAGACGTGGACGCGCTCCGCCAGAGCCTCTCGGAGGTGATGTGGGCGAGTCGCAAGGCCCGCGAGATCCACGAGGAGTACCAGTCGAAGCTACGGAAGACGGACGTCGACACGGCTCGCAAGCACCGAAAGCAGGCGTTCGCACGGCTGGCGGACATCGTCGAGCAGATCGACGATCACCTGCTGTACATCAACGAGGCCCGGAACGACCTGCGCGACCTGCCCGACATCGACCCCGACGAGCCGACGATCGTCGTCGCCGGCTACCCGAACGTCGGCAAGTCGTCGTTCGTCAACGACGTGACCAGAGCCCGCGGCGAGACGGCCTCGTACCCGTTCACCACGAAAGGAGTCGGCGTGGGCCACTTCGAACGTGACCACCTCCGGTACCAGATCGTCGACACGCCCGGCCTGCTCGACCGCCCGCCGGCGGAGCGAAACGAGATCGAATCGCAGGCGGTCAGCGCCGTAGAGCACCTCGCCGACTGCGTGCTCGTCCTGCTCGACCCCAGCGGGGAGTGTGGCTACCCCCTCGAGTCGCAACTCGAACTGCGCGACGCCATCGAAGTCCAGTTCGAAGACGTCCCGGTCATCACGGTCGCGAACAAGGCAGACCGATCGCGTGACGTCGAGGCGGCGTACTACATGAGCGTCGAGACCGGCGAGAACGTCGACGAGGTGCTCGAGGCGGCGGTCGAGGCGATCGATTACGAGCCCGAGTTGCCGTTCGAGGGGTAG